In a single window of the Campylobacter hyointestinalis subsp. lawsonii genome:
- a CDS encoding flagellin, with product MRITNQLTSFNTLSNYRASQTDIYNLNNRFSSGLKIQNSYDDSGIYVDGTRLEYEINLLDQVKETTTKASEFSKNSDQALSDFVKQLENFKTKLIQSANDMHDATSRNAIANDLDSIKTHLQTIANTSINGQYLFSGTALDTKPVDSEGNYKGNSETIEAVVGANQTVPYNLNGYDLFLGKDNDYNKILTTNVSLHNQRKEANEKLDSVYLQTTDTIKDMIGRNYYSEDLLKQDPNKDPDKDQVVKGYNTTFFMQGKDANGNSFAKKFTLTPDASIQSLLDEIGYALGNDKNGKNKLVDVTLNNSGQIEVKDIKKGNNLLDFHIVGLTSQRTTETYKIGNTNLTITGGDKGNFKAKFENGELVLTDAKNANTKYTIKADANGITVNNQKITGTNLVIDPADLANGVDQQDFKTFNEKDVEKYSYAGSRDRDGNWVFPDQFTSLEEVDYNVQNGLAYVTEFIKSDFSKDNGSKNLASDYNRLRFAKDSNTLTGNVSQIVKSTNEYATDATKLSEVAGASLNTLSTLDMNIVAKNGEKYKVSIKFLPDKNNNKPIESELTISKADDNFKAQQPAVYTSKIYNGVYDDAKKTTNAVVTKPEDITYRQLSDIISVVASNNIPNLQPNATDQQKYEAFFVKAVQDSSTSVDVGLNYRGQLEIKDKSNSVTPIEISVFENTFNSGEFMEGMASGSMLSFNANNAITIDESNVDIFKDLEDMIKAVRSGSYRANADDGNNARTTGIQGALKRIDHLMDHINKQHTQIGSYTNLLSSTNDRVSTLKVNVSTVKSEIMDADYGETYIMFQQRLIGYQAMLQATSKINQVSLLNYM from the coding sequence ATGAGAATTACAAATCAACTAACAAGCTTCAACACGCTTTCAAACTATAGAGCCAGTCAAACTGATATATACAATTTAAACAATAGATTTTCTAGCGGATTAAAAATTCAAAACTCCTATGATGATAGTGGAATTTATGTAGATGGAACAAGACTTGAGTATGAGATAAATTTACTTGATCAAGTCAAAGAAACCACTACAAAAGCCTCTGAATTTTCAAAAAACTCCGATCAAGCGTTAAGTGATTTCGTAAAACAACTTGAAAATTTCAAAACAAAACTTATTCAATCAGCAAACGATATGCACGATGCAACATCAAGAAACGCTATAGCAAACGATTTAGACTCCATAAAAACGCATTTGCAAACTATTGCAAATACTTCGATTAATGGGCAGTATCTATTTTCTGGAACAGCGCTTGATACTAAACCAGTCGATTCAGAAGGAAATTACAAAGGAAATAGCGAAACAATAGAAGCCGTGGTCGGTGCAAATCAGACTGTTCCTTATAATCTAAACGGATATGATCTATTTTTAGGTAAAGATAACGACTATAACAAAATTCTAACGACAAATGTAAGCTTACACAATCAAAGAAAAGAAGCTAACGAAAAATTAGATTCTGTATATCTACAAACTACAGATACGATTAAAGATATGATAGGGCGAAATTATTACTCTGAGGACTTACTAAAGCAAGACCCTAATAAAGACCCAGATAAAGACCAAGTCGTAAAAGGCTATAATACAACATTTTTTATGCAAGGCAAAGATGCTAATGGCAATAGCTTTGCTAAAAAATTTACTCTTACGCCTGATGCGAGTATTCAGAGTTTATTAGATGAGATAGGATATGCTTTGGGTAATGATAAAAATGGTAAAAATAAACTAGTAGATGTCACGCTAAACAATAGCGGTCAAATAGAAGTAAAAGATATAAAAAAAGGAAACAATCTACTTGATTTTCATATAGTTGGACTTACTAGCCAAAGGACAACTGAAACTTATAAGATCGGCAATACAAATTTAACCATAACAGGCGGTGATAAGGGTAATTTTAAAGCTAAATTTGAAAACGGAGAGCTTGTTTTAACAGATGCAAAAAATGCAAATACAAAATATACCATTAAAGCAGATGCTAATGGAATTACTGTAAATAATCAAAAAATAACCGGAACAAATTTAGTTATAGACCCAGCAGACTTAGCAAACGGCGTAGATCAACAAGATTTTAAAACATTTAATGAAAAAGATGTAGAAAAATATTCTTACGCCGGTAGTAGAGATAGAGATGGAAACTGGGTTTTTCCTGATCAATTTACTAGCTTAGAAGAGGTGGATTATAATGTGCAAAATGGTTTAGCGTATGTAACTGAGTTTATAAAAAGTGATTTTTCAAAAGATAATGGAAGCAAAAATTTAGCTAGTGATTATAATAGACTAAGATTTGCAAAAGATAGCAATACATTAACCGGCAATGTATCTCAAATAGTAAAATCAACTAACGAATATGCGACCGATGCTACAAAGCTTAGCGAAGTAGCAGGGGCTAGTTTAAATACTCTTTCTACTTTAGATATGAATATCGTTGCAAAAAATGGCGAAAAATATAAAGTTAGTATTAAATTTCTACCAGACAAAAACAATAATAAACCTATTGAGTCAGAATTAACCATAAGCAAGGCTGATGATAATTTTAAAGCACAACAACCAGCAGTTTATACTTCTAAAATCTATAACGGAGTTTATGATGATGCTAAAAAAACCACAAATGCAGTTGTAACTAAACCTGAGGATATCACATATAGACAACTAAGCGATATAATTTCAGTCGTAGCTTCAAATAATATTCCAAATTTACAACCAAATGCTACAGACCAGCAAAAATATGAAGCTTTTTTTGTAAAGGCGGTGCAAGATTCATCTACTAGCGTAGATGTAGGTTTAAACTACAGAGGTCAGCTTGAGATAAAAGATAAATCCAACTCTGTTACTCCGATAGAAATTAGCGTATTTGAAAATACTTTTAATAGCGGAGAGTTTATGGAAGGAATGGCGTCTGGGTCGATGCTGAGCTTTAATGCAAATAATGCTATTACTATAGATGAGAGCAATGTTGATATATTTAAAGACCTTGAAGATATGATAAAAGCCGTAAGAAGTGGAAGCTATAGAGCAAATGCTGATGATGGCAATAATGCTAGAACTACTGGTATTCAAGGTGCTTTAAAAAGGATTGATCATCTTATGGATCATATCAACAAACAACACACTCAAATCGGTTCATATACAAATTTACTTTCTAGCACAAATGATAGAGTAAGCACTCTCAAAGTCAATGTTTCTACGGTAAAATCAGAGATTATGGATGCTGATTATGGAGAAACATACATTATGTTTCAACAAAGACTAATAGGATATCAAGCTATGTTGCAAGCGACATCTAAGATAAACCAAGTTAGCTTATTAAACTATATGTAA
- a CDS encoding pyridoxine 5'-phosphate synthase, producing the protein MKLGVNIDHIAVLREARAVNDPDILQALFIAVSSGADQITIHLREDRRHINETDVKNIINLSKIPVNLECSINSEIIDIVCALKPSRATLVPEKRAELTTEGGLNLNSPNLANVIKKLQDNDIEVSLFIDPNLDDIRASKEFGVQFIELHTGAYSNTFLMLFSNLRHTKYSVNGLDLSKNELKQILNKEINRIKEAAKLGKNLGLKVAAGHGLNYQNVKAIASIDEIFELNIGQSIIARSVFVGLKTAIEEMKELLI; encoded by the coding sequence ATGAAACTTGGCGTAAATATAGATCACATAGCAGTTTTAAGAGAGGCTAGGGCGGTAAATGATCCTGATATTTTGCAGGCTCTTTTTATCGCTGTTAGCTCAGGAGCAGATCAAATAACCATCCATCTTAGAGAAGATAGACGTCATATAAATGAAACTGATGTTAAAAATATCATAAACTTAAGCAAAATCCCAGTAAATTTAGAATGTTCGATAAATAGCGAGATTATAGATATAGTTTGTGCCCTAAAGCCTAGTAGGGCTACTTTGGTTCCTGAAAAAAGAGCCGAACTCACGACTGAGGGCGGACTAAATTTAAACTCGCCAAATTTGGCTAATGTTATCAAAAAATTGCAAGATAATGATATAGAAGTTTCGCTTTTTATTGATCCAAATTTAGATGATATCCGTGCTTCAAAAGAGTTTGGAGTTCAGTTTATAGAGCTTCATACTGGAGCTTATTCAAATACATTTTTAATGCTTTTTTCAAATTTAAGACATACAAAATATAGCGTAAATGGCTTAGATCTTTCAAAAAATGAATTAAAACAGATACTAAACAAAGAGATAAATAGGATAAAAGAAGCGGCAAAATTAGGTAAAAACTTAGGATTGAAAGTTGCCGCAGGACACGGACTAAACTATCAAAATGTAAAAGCTATCGCTAGTATAGATGAAATCTTTGAGTTAAATATAGGTCAAAGCATAATAGCAAGAAGTGTTTTTGTAGGATTAAAAACAGCTATAGAAGAGATGAAAGAGTTGCTTATATAG
- a CDS encoding inorganic phosphate transporter, producing MSRDNLFALTFFVISVVAFFMWGYSYIPSNHLLLFILASVFGLFMAFNIGGNDVANSFGTSVGAKTLTIKQALIIAAVFELSGAVFAGAEVTNTIRSGIVTLPDEIINPMSFVVVMISSLFSAGAWLFIATKKGLPVSTTHSIVGGIVGAGLTMGFVYYGNDRAFEMVSWSEIGRIALSWVVSPIMGGVVSYLIFGYIKSKIIIPSTILQDKLKSIKRERKLYKDQYIKDLSSKSEAEQIRELRRIAITDEEECEGSECEFRNKIKSMKEREKSIDTTFFMRAHIPIVAGVAAMIIAGSMLFKGLKHLNFNLSSIQTLWIIFVIGIAAYLASFAIVNLIKKDSPQKSINRIFGWFQIFTASSFAFSHGANDIANAVGPFAAILDVLKNNSINESSPIPGVAMATFGIALVVGLWFLGKEVITTVGSKLAEILPTTGFSAELAASIVILIATKMGLPISSTHVLIGAVLGIGVYNRNANWGMLKPIGLAWIITLPVSMIGSAVGYLVIKNIMGF from the coding sequence TTGTCAAGAGATAATCTCTTTGCGCTTACATTTTTCGTAATTTCAGTCGTTGCTTTTTTTATGTGGGGTTATAGTTATATTCCTAGCAATCATCTATTGCTATTCATTTTAGCAAGTGTGTTTGGTCTGTTTATGGCTTTTAATATCGGTGGAAACGATGTTGCAAACTCATTTGGAACTAGCGTTGGTGCTAAGACTCTTACTATCAAACAAGCTCTTATCATTGCGGCTGTTTTTGAACTAAGCGGTGCAGTTTTTGCTGGAGCAGAAGTTACAAATACTATTAGAAGTGGCATAGTCACCCTCCCAGATGAGATCATAAATCCTATGAGTTTTGTGGTGGTTATGATATCGTCTTTGTTTAGTGCTGGAGCTTGGCTTTTTATAGCTACAAAAAAAGGTTTGCCTGTCTCTACGACACATTCTATAGTAGGCGGTATAGTTGGAGCTGGACTTACTATGGGTTTTGTGTATTATGGTAATGACAGGGCGTTTGAAATGGTTAGTTGGAGCGAGATTGGTCGCATAGCTCTTAGTTGGGTTGTGTCTCCTATAATGGGCGGGGTTGTTTCGTATCTTATATTTGGCTATATAAAGTCAAAGATTATTATTCCTTCTACTATTTTACAAGACAAATTAAAATCTATAAAAAGAGAGCGTAAGCTATACAAAGATCAATACATAAAAGATCTATCAAGCAAAAGTGAGGCCGAGCAGATAAGAGAGCTTAGGCGGATCGCCATTACTGATGAAGAAGAGTGCGAGGGTAGCGAGTGTGAATTTAGAAACAAGATAAAATCTATGAAAGAGCGTGAAAAGAGCATTGATACGACATTTTTTATGCGCGCTCATATACCTATTGTAGCTGGCGTGGCAGCTATGATTATAGCTGGAAGTATGCTTTTTAAAGGTTTAAAACATCTAAATTTCAACCTAAGCTCTATCCAGACTTTATGGATCATTTTTGTTATAGGTATCGCTGCATATCTAGCTAGTTTTGCTATAGTAAATTTGATTAAAAAAGATAGTCCGCAAAAAAGTATAAATAGAATTTTTGGTTGGTTTCAGATATTTACAGCATCATCATTTGCATTTTCTCATGGAGCAAACGATATAGCAAACGCAGTAGGTCCATTTGCTGCGATTCTTGATGTTTTGAAAAACAACTCTATAAATGAAAGCTCTCCTATCCCTGGTGTTGCTATGGCGACATTTGGTATAGCTCTTGTGGTTGGGCTTTGGTTTTTAGGTAAAGAAGTTATCACCACAGTTGGCTCAAAACTTGCTGAGATACTTCCTACTACTGGTTTTAGTGCTGAACTTGCTGCTAGTATAGTCATACTTATCGCTACGAAAATGGGACTTCCTATCAGCTCTACTCACGTTCTTATCGGTGCGGTTTTGGGTATTGGGGTTTATAATCGCAATGCAAATTGGGGTATGCTAAAGCCTATCGGACTTGCTTGGATCATCACTTTGCCTGTTTCTATGATAGGTTCTGCTGTGGGATATCTTGTCATAAAAAATATTATGGGATTTTAG
- a CDS encoding ribbon-helix-helix domain-containing protein — translation MTISVRLDDDLFNSVDMLSKSTNRSKSFYIKEALKEYLSTFDNSKYELNDDTLKSINNIEKGVNLSKKFNSVDDLIKDLNS, via the coding sequence ATGACTATATCAGTAAGACTTGATGATGATTTATTTAATTCTGTCGATATGCTTTCTAAATCAACAAATAGAAGTAAATCTTTTTATATAAAAGAAGCCTTAAAAGAATATTTATCTACTTTTGATAATAGCAAATATGAATTAAATGATGATACTCTAAAATCTATCAATAATATAGAAAAAGGTGTAAATTTATCTAAAAAGTTTAATTCCGTAGATGATTTGATTAAAGATTTAAATAGCTAA
- a CDS encoding adenylosuccinate lyase, which produces MNITQTLESITITTDDDSLFLNLADKIKENFTNSIKSRDKVILFYNENELVQRKYFLKLIGKIYEKISNDKIDFLFTHHKNIKLVYKKANSVQILININIKFDKNHIIFDLSKSDDIFNKYLIKCVETMKYEFFKNENLLSVSVDKAEKLDTFDSLFSFKEHIKYAVNFNFDEGEYESFKKRIRIQNSKNYVRRFSMLASLLEEHFETLGCNANDDFETVRAKYLNLTKMYHPDRHLQKTIEIQKSYTDKFQKIGLAYEALKPYFREQDSFISA; this is translated from the coding sequence ATGAACATAACTCAAACTCTAGAATCAATAACCATCACAACAGATGACGATAGTCTTTTTTTAAATTTAGCAGATAAGATCAAAGAAAACTTTACGAATTCGATAAAAAGTAGGGATAAGGTTATCTTATTTTACAACGAAAACGAACTAGTGCAACGCAAATATTTCTTAAAGCTTATAGGTAAAATATACGAAAAAATATCAAACGATAAAATAGATTTTTTATTTACTCATCACAAAAATATAAAACTTGTCTATAAAAAAGCAAATTCAGTCCAAATTTTGATCAATATAAATATAAAATTTGATAAAAATCATATAATTTTTGATTTAAGTAAAAGCGATGATATTTTCAACAAATACCTAATAAAATGCGTTGAGACTATGAAATACGAGTTTTTTAAAAACGAAAATTTGCTAAGTGTGAGCGTGGATAAAGCTGAAAAGCTTGATACTTTTGATAGCTTATTTTCATTTAAAGAGCATATCAAATACGCCGTGAATTTTAACTTTGACGAGGGCGAGTATGAGAGCTTTAAAAAGCGAATTAGAATTCAAAATTCAAAAAATTACGTAAGAAGATTTTCTATGCTTGCAAGCTTGCTTGAAGAGCATTTTGAGACACTTGGTTGCAATGCTAATGATGATTTTGAAACAGTTCGTGCGAAATATTTAAATTTAACTAAGATGTATCATCCTGATCGCCATTTGCAAAAAACGATAGAAATTCAAAAGAGCTACACCGATAAATTTCAAAAGATCGGACTAGCGTATGAAGCCTTAAAACCATACTTTAGAGAGCAAGATAGCTTTATAAGTGCTTAA
- a CDS encoding type II toxin-antitoxin system YafQ family toxin produces MLDIYYENSFKADYKKLVKQGFDIDLLSTAIEYLINKIELPKKYKNHSLTGSFKGYFDCHLKPDCVLIYKIENNTLCLVRIGSHSNLFKSYK; encoded by the coding sequence ATGTTAGATATTTATTACGAAAATTCGTTTAAAGCGGATTATAAAAAGCTTGTTAAGCAAGGTTTTGATATTGATTTGTTATCTACAGCCATAGAATATCTTATAAATAAAATAGAATTACCTAAAAAATATAAAAATCACTCATTAACTGGTAGTTTCAAAGGCTATTTTGATTGTCATTTAAAGCCTGATTGTGTTTTGATATATAAAATAGAAAATAATACTTTATGTTTAGTTCGTATTGGATCTCATTCAAATTTATTTAAATCATATAAATAA
- a CDS encoding acetyl-CoA carboxylase subunit A: MIHKILIANRGEIAVRIVRACKDLHIKNVAIYTEPDRECLHVKVADEAYQIGKDPIKGYLDAKRIVEVAKACGADAIHPGYGFLSENYDFAKEVEDAGLIFIGPKSEVIRKMGNKNIARFLMKKNGIPVVPGTEKLNNETIETIKTYASRIGYPVILKASGGGGGRGIREVWSEDELENNYESCKREAKAFFNNDEVFMEKLIEKPRHIEFQILGDNYGNLIHLCERDCSIQRRHQKVIEIAPCPTISEDLRKRMGVAAVAAAKAVGYTNAGTIEFLLDDYNNFYFMEMNTRIQVEHGVTEEITGVDLISRQIRIASGEILDIEQSEVKPRGVSIEARITAENVWKNFAPSPGKITGYFPALGPGVRVDSHIYQDYTIPPFYDSMIAKLMVKATSYDLAVSKLERALDEFKIEGVTTTLPFLLAISKRRHFRRGFFDTSYIEERLQDILEHTHDAHQDNKEEVIAAIAAAIQKVKADRSKE, translated from the coding sequence ATGATACATAAAATTCTTATAGCCAATCGTGGCGAAATCGCAGTTCGTATAGTTAGAGCTTGTAAAGATCTGCATATAAAAAATGTTGCCATTTATACTGAGCCAGATCGTGAGTGTTTGCACGTAAAAGTCGCCGATGAAGCTTATCAGATCGGCAAGGATCCTATAAAAGGTTACCTTGATGCAAAAAGAATAGTCGAAGTAGCAAAAGCTTGTGGCGCGGACGCTATCCATCCAGGATATGGATTTTTGAGTGAAAATTATGATTTTGCAAAAGAAGTAGAAGATGCGGGTCTCATATTTATAGGTCCAAAATCTGAAGTTATCCGCAAAATGGGAAATAAAAATATCGCTAGATTTTTGATGAAGAAAAATGGAATTCCAGTCGTTCCAGGTACTGAAAAGCTAAATAATGAAACGATAGAAACGATAAAAACTTATGCTAGTCGTATAGGCTATCCAGTCATACTTAAAGCAAGTGGTGGCGGTGGCGGTCGCGGTATCCGTGAGGTTTGGAGCGAAGACGAGCTTGAAAATAACTATGAAAGTTGCAAAAGAGAGGCTAAAGCATTTTTTAACAACGATGAGGTTTTTATGGAAAAACTCATCGAAAAACCTCGCCATATAGAGTTTCAAATTCTAGGCGATAATTACGGAAATTTAATACATTTATGCGAAAGAGACTGCTCGATACAGCGTCGCCATCAAAAAGTCATCGAGATAGCTCCATGTCCGACCATTAGTGAAGATCTAAGAAAGAGAATGGGCGTCGCAGCTGTGGCTGCAGCTAAGGCAGTCGGCTATACAAATGCCGGAACTATCGAGTTTTTACTAGATGATTACAATAACTTTTATTTTATGGAGATGAATACGCGTATCCAAGTAGAACACGGAGTTACTGAAGAGATCACAGGAGTTGATCTTATAAGTCGTCAAATCCGCATAGCATCTGGTGAGATTTTAGATATAGAACAAAGCGAGGTAAAACCAAGAGGTGTATCGATAGAAGCTAGGATCACAGCTGAAAATGTGTGGAAAAACTTTGCCCCAAGCCCTGGAAAGATAACCGGATATTTTCCTGCTTTAGGTCCAGGAGTAAGAGTAGATAGCCATATATATCAAGACTACACTATACCGCCTTTTTATGACTCTATGATAGCAAAACTTATGGTAAAGGCTACTAGCTATGATCTAGCAGTAAGCAAGCTAGAGCGTGCCTTAGATGAGTTTAAGATAGAAGGCGTTACTACGACTTTACCATTTTTATTAGCTATCTCAAAACGCCGTCACTTTAGGCGTGGATTTTTTGATACTAGCTATATTGAAGAGCGTTTGCAAGATATCCTAGAACACACTCACGATGCTCATCAAGACAATAAAGAAGAAGTCATCGCAGCCATAGCAGCGGCAATACAAAAAGTAAAAGCCGACAGAAGCAAGGAGTAG
- the pdxA gene encoding 4-hydroxythreonine-4-phosphate dehydrogenase produces MSELPKIAISVGDINGVGIEIALKSHEEISKICSPVYFINKELLENAANLLNFNIPDDFEIVECGKSFKIKPGKVSKKSGKFSFISFENALLYVKNAHAKALVTLPINKESWKKTNLPYVGHTDVLSKHFKKKAIMMLGCDELFVALFTDHIPLSKVSKKIVAKDLTKFLLNLYSSTKFENVGVLGFNPHASDNGTIGKKEEITIKKAIQKANLILKKDIFKGPLVPDAAFNKNSLKSCNRLVAMYHDGGLAPLKALFFDRSINVSLGLPIVRTSVDHGTAFDIAYKGIADNKSYLEAIKFAIKLQNCS; encoded by the coding sequence ATGAGTGAATTACCAAAAATAGCCATAAGTGTTGGTGACATAAACGGAGTAGGTATCGAGATCGCACTAAAATCTCATGAAGAGATTTCAAAAATTTGTAGTCCTGTTTATTTTATAAATAAAGAGCTTTTAGAAAATGCTGCAAATCTTTTAAATTTTAATATTCCAGATGATTTTGAGATAGTAGAATGCGGTAAAAGTTTTAAGATAAAACCGGGTAAAGTCAGTAAGAAAAGTGGAAAGTTTTCTTTTATTAGCTTTGAAAATGCTCTGCTTTATGTAAAAAACGCCCATGCAAAAGCGCTTGTAACGCTTCCTATAAATAAAGAAAGTTGGAAAAAAACAAATCTTCCTTATGTAGGTCATACAGATGTTTTGAGCAAGCATTTTAAGAAAAAGGCAATTATGATGCTTGGTTGCGATGAGCTATTTGTCGCGCTTTTTACAGATCATATCCCGCTTAGTAAAGTTTCAAAAAAGATAGTTGCAAAAGATCTGACTAAATTTCTACTAAATTTATACTCTTCTACTAAATTTGAAAATGTCGGCGTTTTGGGTTTTAATCCTCACGCAAGCGATAATGGAACTATCGGCAAAAAAGAAGAGATTACTATAAAAAAAGCAATACAAAAAGCAAATTTAATACTTAAAAAAGATATTTTTAAAGGGCCTCTTGTTCCAGACGCAGCATTTAACAAAAATTCGCTTAAAAGCTGCAATAGACTAGTAGCTATGTATCATGATGGCGGACTAGCTCCTTTAAAAGCACTATTTTTTGATAGATCTATAAATGTGAGTTTGGGGCTACCTATAGTTCGCACTAGCGTAGATCACGGAACGGCGTTTGATATAGCTTATAAAGGCATAGCAGATAATAAAAGCTATTTAGAAGCTATCAAATTTGCTATAAAATTGCAAAACTGTAGCTAA
- a CDS encoding arginyltransferase, translating to MNEIDFCTLDASCPYLSGKSSRTMYKYVDGCDFAYNSKLVKEGFRRFGNYFSTPICDGCNECKSLRIDALNFKFTKSLRRVIRKNLDTKIRISKPNLSNEHIKLYEKYHKFMHEKRGWEFHELNFNRYYHVYVEGAGSFGYEVDYFVENKLVCVDLIDLVDDGISSIYCYYDTDFAHLSLGKFSLLTQIKLACEHNLRWIYLGFYVKGCPSLEYKDEYKPYQILNNTNGDLIWENLE from the coding sequence TTGAACGAGATTGATTTTTGCACTTTAGATGCTTCTTGCCCATATCTTAGTGGCAAGAGCTCTAGAACTATGTATAAATACGTAGATGGTTGTGATTTTGCTTACAACTCAAAGTTGGTAAAAGAAGGATTTAGGAGATTTGGTAATTATTTTTCTACGCCTATTTGTGATGGTTGCAATGAGTGCAAAAGCTTACGCATAGATGCTTTGAACTTTAAATTTACAAAAAGTTTAAGACGTGTCATAAGAAAAAATTTAGATACAAAAATACGCATTTCAAAGCCAAATTTATCAAATGAACATATAAAATTATATGAAAAATATCATAAATTTATGCACGAAAAACGTGGCTGGGAATTTCATGAGTTAAATTTCAACAGATATTATCACGTATATGTAGAAGGTGCTGGAAGTTTTGGCTATGAAGTTGATTATTTTGTAGAAAATAAGCTAGTCTGCGTAGATCTTATAGATCTAGTAGATGACGGGATAAGTTCTATTTATTGTTATTATGATACTGATTTTGCTCATCTTAGCCTAGGTAAGTTTTCTTTGCTTACTCAGATAAAGTTAGCTTGCGAGCATAATCTTAGATGGATATATCTTGGATTTTACGTAAAAGGATGTCCGAGTTTAGAGTACAAAGATGAGTATAAGCCTTATCAAATTTTAAATAATACAAATGGCGATCTTATTTGGGAGAATTTGGAATAA